One bacterium genomic region harbors:
- a CDS encoding cold shock domain-containing protein, whose translation MVKGKVKWFSSQKGYGFITPESGSDVFVHHSVIQGDGYKTLEEGQEVELEIEKGPKGNQATKVVKL comes from the coding sequence GTGGTAAAAGGAAAAGTAAAATGGTTTTCAAGCCAAAAAGGTTATGGTTTTATTACTCCGGAATCAGGAAGTGATGTATTCGTGCATCACAGCGTAATTCAGGGTGATGGCTATAAGACTCTCGAAGAGGGTCAGGAAGTAGAGTTGGAAATTGAAAAAGGGCCTAAAGGCAATCAGGCTACAAAAGTAGTAAAACTCTAA